From Gammaproteobacteria bacterium, one genomic window encodes:
- the rluD gene encoding 23S rRNA pseudouridine(1911/1915/1917) synthase RluD: MSEKTIQLVEAVPSALHGARLDAALTDMLGDFSRGLVQKWIKEGGVCLNGQVCTKPKTRVSTGDVVELNGTFEVQGDWQPEDICVPVLYEDEQLIVVNKPVGLVVHPGNGHWQDTMINGLLARYPELAQLPRAGVVHRLDKDTSGVLVVARDPRAHASLVAQLQERAFARTYLAIVNEVPIGGGTVDAPIGRHPIHRTRMSVVEGGKEAVTHYKVKEKFRRHALLEVKLETGRTHQIRVHMSHIGHPLVGDGLYGGRPKLPQSPSETLVEAIRGFRRQALHAAVLGLSHPVTGQWMQWQAPVPDDMAHLLDVLREDKERSSDPLD; encoded by the coding sequence ATGTCGGAAAAGACAATCCAACTTGTTGAAGCAGTCCCATCGGCCTTGCATGGTGCACGGTTGGATGCGGCGCTGACTGATATGCTTGGCGACTTCTCGCGCGGGCTTGTTCAGAAGTGGATTAAAGAAGGCGGGGTTTGTCTCAATGGACAGGTGTGTACCAAACCCAAGACTCGGGTGAGCACTGGCGATGTCGTTGAGCTTAATGGAACCTTTGAGGTGCAAGGAGATTGGCAGCCGGAAGATATTTGCGTCCCTGTTTTGTATGAAGATGAACAGTTGATCGTGGTAAATAAGCCAGTTGGACTGGTGGTGCACCCAGGCAATGGCCATTGGCAGGACACAATGATCAATGGGCTGCTGGCGCGCTACCCTGAATTGGCTCAGTTGCCGCGCGCTGGCGTGGTGCATCGGTTAGACAAGGACACGTCTGGCGTGCTTGTGGTCGCGAGAGATCCCCGCGCACATGCGAGTTTGGTGGCACAACTACAAGAACGGGCGTTTGCGCGAACTTATCTGGCGATCGTAAACGAAGTCCCCATCGGGGGGGGAACAGTCGATGCGCCGATAGGTCGGCATCCGATCCATCGCACGCGCATGTCAGTGGTCGAAGGCGGCAAAGAAGCGGTGACACATTATAAAGTGAAAGAAAAATTCCGGAGGCATGCGCTGTTGGAAGTGAAGTTGGAAACCGGGCGGACGCACCAGATTCGGGTGCATATGTCGCATATTGGCCATCCGCTGGTTGGGGATGGACTCTACGGCGGACGACCGAAACTCCCACAGTCGCCGAGCGAGACGCTGGTTGAGGCAATACGCGGCTTTCGGCGACAGGCGCTGCATGCGGCGGTGCTTGGGCTGAGTCATCCTGTCACAGGGCAGTGGATGCAATGGCAAGCACCAGTACCTGATGATATGGCGCACCTATTGGACGTGCTCAGGGAGGATAAGGAGAGATCCAGTGATCCATTGGATTGA